A window of Rhododendron vialii isolate Sample 1 chromosome 13a, ASM3025357v1 contains these coding sequences:
- the LOC131315287 gene encoding protein S40-7-like, translating to MEDGTGRFFINRSGTGGNPKRGGDFEEEDVWSIEMERSEDSSPGMGKSKAKDSTGPRMIPRANYSPKVAQQSSAPVNIPDWSKVYGSHGNSNKGKKMYHGFLDDAYGDDGGDDDDDDGEMVPPHEYMAKKLARSQISSFSMCEGIGRTLKGRDLSKVRNAILTKTGFLE from the coding sequence ATGGAAGATGGAACTGGGAGGTTTTTCATCAACAGAAGTGGCACTGGAGGGAATCCAAAAAGAGGTGGagattttgaagaagaagatgtgtGGAgcatagagatggagagatcgGAGGATTCAAGTCCAGGAATGGGGAAATCAAAAGCCAAGGACTCAACTGGTCCTAGAATGATCCCAAGGGCTAATTACAGTCCAAAAGTGGCTCAGCAGTCATCAGCTCCTGTGAACATTCCTGATTGGTCAAAGGTTTATGGGAGTCATGGCAACTCAAACAAGGGGAAGAAGATGTATCATGGTTTCCTTGATGATGCTTATGGTGATGAcggtggtgatgatgatgatgatgatggtgagATGGTGCCTCCACATGAATACATGGCAAAGAAGCTAGCAAGGAGTCAGATCTCTTCCTTTTCCATGTGTGAAGGGATTGGGAGGACTCTTAAAGGAAGAGACCTCAGCAAAGTGAGGAATGCCATCTTAACCAAAACTGGTTTCTTGGAGTAA